The sequence AATGTTTTCCCGTGGGTTTAGGCATTTCAATAATTACTCCATTGTGAAGTTCATAATGGTGTTCTGACTTCTGCGGATACCAAGCAATAAATTCATCGAATGTTACAGGTTTAGGTAAGGCTTGAATCATGGTCTGTGGGGAGAAAGGTTTCTCAAGGATGATTTCCCCACTTGAGGAAACCATCCTCGTTATCTTAACTGGAATGGTACTGACGCATAAGCTGGTGGGCAATGCCCACCCTACGGGATATCAAGGGTTTTGGCAATCCAAAAATTCACGCTTTTCAGTGCCATGAATCTTAGACTGGGCTTTGGCTAACGTCCGGCTTGGCTGACACACCCAATTTAACGAGTATGACGTGAGCCTCCGATAAGGTAACATTGTATCAATTCCTGCAAATGTATCGATTTGTTAACAAACACCTGACGAACTACAACTGTCTATGCAAACCATCGTTGCTCCTAGCCTTCATCCCTCTCACCGAACTCCAGGACATCCCCTAAAACTGGGGATGAAACCGAATTTCGACAAGACTTCGGCGTGAGCGCTCAGTCGAACGCTCAATTGCCGCGAAGCGTCTAGCCAAGCGAATTTATTCGCGAGTCTATTTGATCCTGACAACATTCAACCAATAATGTAGTACAATACCAGCAAACATTGCAGGAGGTCGAGCAAGTGTTTACTTTAGTTTACGAGTTTAAGTTAAAACCGACTAACGCACAGATAGCCACCTTTGAGGAATGGTTAGAACAATGCAGGAAGGTCTATAACTATGCCCTTTGTGAGCGTAAACATTGGGTTAATAGTCGTAAATGTCCGGTGAACGCTTGCTCGATTAAAAGTGAATACATTATCCCAGCGAATCAACCTGCACCAACGTATAACAGTCAGTGTGAGAATCTCACCCAAGCGAAAAAGAATATCCCTGCACTCAAGCAGGTACACTCACAAGTGCTACAAAACCTGCAATGGAAAGTAGATGTTCCCTTCGACAAGCTCCCTTCGACTTCGCTCAGGGCATCGCCTGAAATTAGTCCGACTGGTACATCATTAGGAATAGATGTAGGCTTAATGCACTTTGCCGCCGTGTCTAATGGGCAAACGTTTCCCAATCCCAGACCGTTTAAACGTCTAGAAAGCAAGCTGAAATCGCTGCAAAAGAAGGTGTCTAATAAACGGTTCGGGTCAAACAATCGCGCTAAGGCACAAGCCAAAGTAAGCCGACTACATGAACGGATAGCAAACACCCGCAAAAACTACCACTGGGAGCTAGCCCATAACCTTTGTGATTGGGCGGACATGATATTTGCCGAACAGTTAAATCTGAAGGGATTAGCGCGTGGGATGCTCTCCAAAAGCTGTTTAGATGCAGGCTGGGGTCAGTTTCTAGACATCCTTTCCCAATGTTGTTTCAAGCGTGGGGTGTACTTCCAGAAAGTACCAGCAGCAGGAACGAGTCAGACCTGTCCCAAATGCTTAAAAGAGACAGGCAGGAAGAAACTATCCCAACGGGTACACAAATGCCAGTATTGTGGGTATGAATGCGACCGGGATGTAGCAGCCGCTCAAGTCGTAGAATTAAGAGGATTAGAAGCCGTGGGACACACGGTAGTTAAGCTTTCTGAGGGTAAAGGTTCCATCCTGGAAGATGTAAAACTCTGCCTCCCTGTGACGGAAGAATCCCCGCGTCTTTAGACCGGGGAGTGTCAACTGGATATTTTTGATGTCTGGATGAATCGAGGAACACCTTGGTGGACAAAGCAACTGTCTCCCGATGGACTTCATCCTAATGTGATCGGGTATCGGGCGTTGTTGGACGATGTTCTAGATTGGGAACCGTTCGGTCAACTTTAAAAATTTTTGTCATTCGTCATTCGTCATTTGTCATTTGTTATATAACTATCGCCAGTAGTGTTAGGACATTCGTAATGTTGTCTTTACTTAATGATTTATTAGTCTTTGATTCCTTATCCCTCATCAAAAGACGCTATGATATACAAAATAAAACTGCGACTTTATGAAATTTTAGAGCGGACTGATATTAGGGATACAGCTAGCCAAATCGTTGACGGATTGATTTGGACATTAATTGCCCTCAATTTAATGGCTTTTACCTTGGAAACAGTTGATCAGATTGGGAATCAGTATAGAAAATACTTTATCCTTTTTGAGGAGGTCTCAATTGCCGTATTTACCGTGGAATATATCTTAAGACTTTGGATATGTACGGTAAATCCGGACTATAATCATTCGATCAGGGGACGGTTAAGATTCATGTTCACCCCTTTAATGCTCATCGATTTAATTGCGATTTTTCCTTTTTATCTGCCGCTCCTGTTCCCCGATTTGCGATTTTTAAGATCTTTACGACTATTCCGCTTTTTTAGAATTTTAAAACTAAGCCGTTATTCAGCGTCATTAAGAACATTAGGACGAGTGATTCGTTCAAAAAAAGAGGAATTAATTATCACCTTTTTTGTTTTATTTATTTTATTATTTTGCGCCTCTAGTCTAATTTATTTTGCCGAACATGAAGCGCAGGCGGAAGCGTTCCCGAATATCCCCATGTCCATGTGGTGGGGTGTGATTACCTTAACCACCGTGGGCTACGGTGACGTCTATCCAGTCACGCTGATCGGGAAATTAGTGGGCGCGATGTTAGCGGTGCTGGGAATTGGGCTATTTGCTTTACCTGCTGGTATATTGGCGTCTGGATTCTCGGAAGAACTTCAAGTGAGACACCCGCTCAAACGTAAGCGAACCTCCAAATTTTGTCCTCATTGTGGAAAACCCATTCATTGATCCCCAATCTGAATGTCTAATACCAAAACGGAATGGCAAGGCAGTTTAGAGTTAGTCTATGCCAATGATCAGGGTAAAACCCGCTTAGTGCGCGATCGCATAACTTCCCCTCTGAAGGTGCAGCGCCCGTTTTACCCGGAAGGACAAGGGGTTTGTCATACCGTAGTCTTACATACAGCCGGGGGTATTGTCGGCGGCGATCGCTTGTCACAAACCATCCACCTGCAAGAGGATAGCCAAGCCTTGATTACCACGGCGGCGGCGAGTAAAATCTATCGCAGCAATGGGCAAAGAGCCAACCAACGGATTCATATCCACGTCGAGGCGGGGGCTTGTTTGGAATGGTTACCTCAGGAAACAATTGTATTTAATGGTGCAGATTATCAGCAGCAGATGACGGTAGAATTAGCTCCGGGCGCCAGTTGGTTAGCCTGGGAGATTACCCGGTTTGGGCGTACTGCTAGGAAGGAAAGGTTCTTACAAGGGGATTGGCGATCGCATACCGAAATTTGGCAACAAGGACACCCATTGTGGATTGATCGTCAGTGGTTACCGGGAGGGGAAGCGGTACTCGATAGTCCCCATGGATTAGCCGGAGAGCCAATTGTCGGAACCCTGATCTGGATGGGACCACCCGTATCATCGGAGATAATAGACAATGCCAGAAGCCTGTGGACAGCCGATCAACGCCAAGGAGAAGCGGGAGTTACCCAAACTCAGGCACAAGGATTATTATGCCGTTATCGCGGTTCATCAACCACAGAAGTGCGAAACTGGTTTACCCAGGTTTGGCAATGTCTGCGCCTTACTTATTTGGGACGGAATGTTTCCCAACCACGAGTTTGGCTAGTTTAGCAAAAACGCTGAAAGCTATAGCGCTACGCGCTAGGCAATAGGCAATAGGCAACACCTCGACCCTTCGACAGGCTCAGGGCATCGCTTACCTCGACTTACTTCGGCTTACTTCGGCTTACTTCGGCTTCGCTCAGTAACACGCTCAGTAACACGCTCAGTAACACGCTCGGTAACACGCTCGGTGTTGAGCGATTTGAATTTTTCTTTTATGTCCTAACCTTAGTGCGTAGTTCTATAAACCTGTCTCAAAGGACAGCACCCTCGTTGGATAGGTGGGATAATTTTGCCCTTAAACTATAAAGACAACATTATCACAAATTTCCCCACTGGGTCGTATAGAAATATTTCTCGTCAATCCAAGGAAAATTAGACTAATCTTAAAAGATAAATGTGACAAGAAAGTGATCACCTTAACTGTCATTATAAATTTAGATGCTTCGGTAAATGTAGCATGAGTTCAACCCCAGTAAATCGATGATATTTATGATGAATTTAACTAACCATGAATTAATTCGATATTTGCTTTTAATTATTTTAGGATTGACCTTTTTTAAAGTCATTGTTTATTTTGAAGCCGTTATAGTTATTTTTGCATTAGCCGCAGTATTAGCCTTTTTGCTTACCTATCCAGTGAGATGGTTGCAGCATTTTGTACCACATACTGTTGCCGTTGTCGTGGTATTTTTAATTCTTATTATTATAGTTTTTATTTTTACAGTTACAATAGGGTTTGCACTTTTATCTCAAGGTCAACAATTAATTAATGAATTACCGGGGATTATTGATCAAGTTATATTTATAGTAGAAAAAATTGAGAGGTTTTTGGATAGATGGAATCTCCAAATTGACCTCGAAGCCATTGGAGAATTTTTACGCAATCAAATCCTTGCAGGAATTACCATTGTTTTAGCAATATTATCCGAATTATTAACCCAGTTCGTTAATCTCATATTGATTGCTGTTGTCGCATTTTTTATGTTACTCGATAGAGGAAGGCTTTGGTCTTTCATTCTTCAACGATTTCCCCCTCCCCTCCGAAATAAGCTAAGCCTTGCTATTCAACGCAACTTTTTAGGATTTTTTTGGGGACGACTTCTACTATCAGCTTTTTTTGGCATTTCTGCCTTTGTTATTTTTGTATTGTTTAGAATTCCCTATGCCTTAGTTTTAGCCGCGATCGCGGGAGTGTTTGATCTGATTCCAGCAATTGGCGCAACCTTAGGGATTACCATTGTCGCATTAATTGTGTTACCTCAAGGAATTTTGCTAAGTATCACTGTTTTAGCGATTTGTGTGACTTTACAACAAGTTGAAGAGAATTTGCTGATGCCTCGAATTATGCAAGGCTCACTTGATATGAATCCAGTTGTCATGTTCTTTGCTTTATTAGTAGGTGCGAGAGTTGCCGGACTTTTGGGAGTTTTTCTGGCAATTCCTTTAGCTGGAGTTATGATCAGTTTGTTTGAAATCAATGAAATGAAGGGAAAAGACTAGTGTAACGTGGCTTCAAATACCCATCAGTTAAAAATAGGTGAAAAAGAAGATACTATAAACAAGTGTAGTCATCTGCCCGGAAGCTTCCTGGCTTATGCCCTGTAGCATTCTGCGTTATGCCTTTTGCTATAGCACCAAGATCAAGATCAAGATAGACAAGTCATTATGCAACTCTCACCCCAGGAAAAAGATAAATTACTGGTGTTCACCGCCGCCCTATTAGCGGAACGACGCAAAGCACGCGGACTCAAACTGAATTATCCCGAAGCCGTCGCGTATATTTCGGCGGCTATTTTAGAAGGGGCGAGAGAGGGACGCACGGTGGCGGAGTTAATGAGTGATGGCACAACTCTGCTAACACGGGATGATGTCATGGAAGGCATACCAGAAATGGTGCAGGAAGTCCAGATTGAAGCCACGTTTCCGGATGGGACGAAACTCGTCACGGTTCATAATCCCATCCGTTAGAACACCAGTCCAGTAATCGAAATCGATGCGAGGATTCTGGAAAAACGGTAACCTAAATTAGGGCTTNNNNNNNNNNNNNNNNNNNNNNNNNNNNNNNNNNNNNNNNNNNNNNNNNNNNNNNNNNNNNNNNNNNNNNNNNNNNNNNNNNNNNNNNNNNNNNNNNNNNCAACACCGAACCAATGAACTGACTCAACTTTTTCGTGCAAAAACACCGCTCCCGTAATGATACTGCTGGCGAATTTAACATTCTGCCCTAGGATGACCAAAATACGTTATGCTGAAGTCCCCCCATACAACTGTACTGCACACAGGCTAAAGCCTTATACCGTAATAGTTTGAACGCTCAAGCCCTCAAAAATCGTACCCATGTAGCACTTGCAAAAATAGCGCGATACGTTCCTTCGGAACAGGCTCCGCCAACGCGCTATTTTTGCAATAGACAAGAGATCGGTTGAAACCCACGCTACATTAAGGTTTCAGCGATTGTACATAAGTAGGATGGCTAAAAAATCGCGGAAAGCCTCACGGTGAGGCAGTTTTGATTTTTTGGCTGGGGGAACTTCAGGTTAGAGCAGCTAACAACTTTATTGGATTTCGCGTTCTTTCCAAACAAATAAATATTCATGGTATTCTGACCCGAACCCAGTTTCAAGAGGGTTTAACCTAAAGTATTGAATCCAACACTAATCAGAATCAATAAACAGAAAAAAAAGGTGAGTGAGCATGATAAGAAATTACCCCTGTTCATAATCATTCAGCGGATCAAAATCCCAAAGATCATACCCCGCTGGATAGGGAGTTTGCACGTACTTCCCAAACAGCCTTTCCCACCAGCGAAACGGATGGGGAAGCGTGGCAACTTGAATACTAGAGCAGCCCACTACCCACGCCCCTAAAATATCTGTATGGCGACTGTCTCCAATCACAACAACTTGCTTAGGCGTCAATTGCATCTGAGCCAAAGCTTTGCGGAAGGCAAAAGGAAAGGGCTTCCTTGCCGGATTGATTGCCGGAATATCCAAGCGCTCAGACCAGGCTTTTACCCGATAGCGACGCTTACCATTGGAGAGGATAAAAAACTTAAATCCGGCTAACTTAGCTTTTTTGATCCAGGCTTCGCCTTCTGGAGATAAATAGCGATCATTTTCCGAAACAATCGTGTTATCTAAATCAAGAATTACCCCTTGAATCCCAGCGATCTTTAATAAATCCAGATTAATACAAGCCACAGTATGAACTTTTCTGGGGAAATTTACCACTCGGGTATTTCCCTGTCTGCTTCGCTTTAATTTCGATGGCAATTTGAATAACTTTAAAGGAAAAAGCAAAACTGTAGTACGCTTTCGCATATATTCCTTCCACCTCTCATGTAATAGATAGTTTTTTCAATAAGCTGAAAAAGATTAGTTAATCACCCCTTGCTGTTTGAGCAACAAAATGATAAAACTGGTCAGCACCCAACCCAAGACAGTGAGCGAAGTCGGTAAGTCTTTCAATAAAACTTCTTCCGGTCGCTCAGTTCGTCCTCCCTGTTCAACCGTGTCACTTCTCCGCGCAATTTCCCGGGGATCACTGAGCAGTTGATACCGAAAAATACCGTAGAGAACGAAGGGTAACGTCAGCATCATCCAGGGTGTTGATGCTCCCTGAACTTTGGGACCCGAACTCCAAAGCGCATAAGTAACCACAGCCGCTGTGGTCACAATACTTTCCATGCGATTCAGCAAGGATAAAGAATAACGGCGTAGCACTGACCGAGTCTTACCCCCTTTAATTTCGCTCAACCGCAACTCAGCTTTGCGCTTTTCCACGCCCAAAAATAGCGCCAGCATTGCTGTACACAAGAGAAACCAGGGAGAGAGAATAATTCCCGTCGCCGCAGCACCCGCAAAAGCCCGGAGGACAAATCCCGTGGCGATGGCGAATACATCTAAAATTACGGTGCGCTTCAGCCTTAGGTTGTAGGCAACTTGCAGCACAGCGTAACCGAGGATAGTTACTCCCAAAGCGGATGACTTCAGCCACCCGATAATTAGGGCACCGAGCAACAGAATCACCGCCATCCCAATTGCCACTGGCACACGGACTAAACCTGCGGCAATGGGACGCTTACACTTGACAGGATGGCGACGGTCAGATTCGACATCGGCAATGTCATTGAATAAATAGAAACTACTAGAAGCGCTGCAAAATAGGACTAAGGCAAGTAAGCTACCGAGTAAAGATTGAAGATTAATACTAAACGCAAACAAAGGTGCCGCAAAAACGATTAAGTTTTTTGTCCACTGACGAGGTCGGAGGGCAGTTAAATAGGGAAACTTAACGGTTAATGATTTTCGATTGCTCATCTTGTCTAGTTTGTGGAGCAGGATAATTGCTTTTGATGATTTGTTGACGCAAGTTAAGCCACTCTAAATTACTCTAAAAAAAGCCGTATTTATTCTTAACTTGTTTCCGAAATTTTCTGCCTCTTTTGCCTCACTTTCAGTAAAGATAGAATAGTCAATGCAGCTAGAATCGCAATCATCGGAATACTCGGGAAATGGTAACGGTCTTGGGCGACAATCACCGCATGGACAGCGGCAAAATAACCCCAGAATAGTACGGTTGGATGGGAGATCATCATCACCCATCCCTGTTGTTTACCGAGTAAGACAATACCAATTAAACCGAGTCCTAGTGCTGCTAGCCAGTAGAGTTGATTGATGATCTTCAACGGCAACAGCACCCCAGTTCCATAGCGCTTGACTAAGCCTTTTT comes from Coleofasciculus chthonoplastes PCC 7420 and encodes:
- a CDS encoding RNA-guided endonuclease InsQ/TnpB family protein — encoded protein: MFTLVYEFKLKPTNAQIATFEEWLEQCRKVYNYALCERKHWVNSRKCPVNACSIKSEYIIPANQPAPTYNSQCENLTQAKKNIPALKQVHSQVLQNLQWKVDVPFDKLPSTSLRASPEISPTGTSLGIDVGLMHFAAVSNGQTFPNPRPFKRLESKLKSLQKKVSNKRFGSNNRAKAQAKVSRLHERIANTRKNYHWELAHNLCDWADMIFAEQLNLKGLARGMLSKSCLDAGWGQFLDILSQCCFKRGVYFQKVPAAGTSQTCPKCLKETGRKKLSQRVHKCQYCGYECDRDVAAAQVVELRGLEAVGHTVVKLSEGKGSILEDVKLCLPVTEESPRL
- a CDS encoding ion transporter, which gives rise to MIYKIKLRLYEILERTDIRDTASQIVDGLIWTLIALNLMAFTLETVDQIGNQYRKYFILFEEVSIAVFTVEYILRLWICTVNPDYNHSIRGRLRFMFTPLMLIDLIAIFPFYLPLLFPDLRFLRSLRLFRFFRILKLSRYSASLRTLGRVIRSKKEELIITFFVLFILLFCASSLIYFAEHEAQAEAFPNIPMSMWWGVITLTTVGYGDVYPVTLIGKLVGAMLAVLGIGLFALPAGILASGFSEELQVRHPLKRKRTSKFCPHCGKPIH
- a CDS encoding urease accessory protein UreD, with the translated sequence MSNTKTEWQGSLELVYANDQGKTRLVRDRITSPLKVQRPFYPEGQGVCHTVVLHTAGGIVGGDRLSQTIHLQEDSQALITTAAASKIYRSNGQRANQRIHIHVEAGACLEWLPQETIVFNGADYQQQMTVELAPGASWLAWEITRFGRTARKERFLQGDWRSHTEIWQQGHPLWIDRQWLPGGEAVLDSPHGLAGEPIVGTLIWMGPPVSSEIIDNARSLWTADQRQGEAGVTQTQAQGLLCRYRGSSTTEVRNWFTQVWQCLRLTYLGRNVSQPRVWLV
- a CDS encoding AI-2E family transporter translates to MMNLTNHELIRYLLLIILGLTFFKVIVYFEAVIVIFALAAVLAFLLTYPVRWLQHFVPHTVAVVVVFLILIIIVFIFTVTIGFALLSQGQQLINELPGIIDQVIFIVEKIERFLDRWNLQIDLEAIGEFLRNQILAGITIVLAILSELLTQFVNLILIAVVAFFMLLDRGRLWSFILQRFPPPLRNKLSLAIQRNFLGFFWGRLLLSAFFGISAFVIFVLFRIPYALVLAAIAGVFDLIPAIGATLGITIVALIVLPQGILLSITVLAICVTLQQVEENLLMPRIMQGSLDMNPVVMFFALLVGARVAGLLGVFLAIPLAGVMISLFEINEMKGKD
- the ureA gene encoding urease subunit gamma, yielding MQLSPQEKDKLLVFTAALLAERRKARGLKLNYPEAVAYISAAILEGAREGRTVAELMSDGTTLLTRDDVMEGIPEMVQEVQIEATFPDGTKLVTVHNPIR
- a CDS encoding YqeG family HAD IIIA-type phosphatase; translation: MVNFPRKVHTVACINLDLLKIAGIQGVILDLDNTIVSENDRYLSPEGEAWIKKAKLAGFKFFILSNGKRRYRVKAWSERLDIPAINPARKPFPFAFRKALAQMQLTPKQVVVIGDSRHTDILGAWVVGCSSIQVATLPHPFRWWERLFGKYVQTPYPAGYDLWDFDPLNDYEQG
- a CDS encoding decaprenyl-phosphate phosphoribosyltransferase; protein product: MSNRKSLTVKFPYLTALRPRQWTKNLIVFAAPLFAFSINLQSLLGSLLALVLFCSASSSFYLFNDIADVESDRRHPVKCKRPIAAGLVRVPVAIGMAVILLLGALIIGWLKSSALGVTILGYAVLQVAYNLRLKRTVILDVFAIATGFVLRAFAGAAATGIILSPWFLLCTAMLALFLGVEKRKAELRLSEIKGGKTRSVLRRYSLSLLNRMESIVTTAAVVTYALWSSGPKVQGASTPWMMLTLPFVLYGIFRYQLLSDPREIARRSDTVEQGGRTERPEEVLLKDLPTSLTVLGWVLTSFIILLLKQQGVIN